The Hymenobacter sp. GOD-10R genome includes a window with the following:
- the groES gene encoding co-chaperone GroES, translating into MALSIKPLADRIIIAPAAAEEKTKSGIIIPDTAKEKPQRGEVVAVGEGKVADNGTAIKPQVSVGDQVLYGKYAGTEITVDGQDYLIMKESDIFAVL; encoded by the coding sequence ATGGCACTTAGCATTAAACCGCTGGCCGACCGCATCATCATTGCGCCAGCTGCCGCCGAGGAAAAAACCAAATCGGGTATCATCATCCCCGACACGGCTAAAGAAAAGCCCCAGCGCGGCGAAGTGGTAGCCGTAGGCGAAGGCAAAGTAGCCGACAACGGCACAGCTATTAAGCCTCAGGTGAGCGTTGGTGACCAAGTGCTGTATGGCAAATATGCCGGTACTGAAATCACCGTTGATGGCCAAGACTACCTCATTATGAAGGAGTCGGACATCTTTGCCGTACTGTAG
- the secG gene encoding preprotein translocase subunit SecG: protein MYIAIITLIILVCVLLGLIVLAQNPKGGGLSSQFGAGGAANLMGVKRTGDLLEKLTWGFAIGLIILSLGTHVLQGSATAGAPARSVNQQRALETRIPTGPAAPAAPAPGQPAQPRTDTPPAPATTTPTTPPAQ from the coding sequence ATGTACATTGCTATCATCACCTTGATTATTCTTGTTTGTGTGTTGTTGGGCCTGATTGTATTGGCTCAAAACCCAAAGGGCGGTGGCCTGTCGAGCCAGTTTGGCGCGGGCGGTGCTGCTAACCTGATGGGCGTGAAGCGCACCGGCGACCTATTAGAGAAGCTTACCTGGGGTTTTGCTATTGGCTTGATCATCCTGTCGTTGGGCACGCACGTGTTGCAAGGATCTGCCACGGCTGGTGCACCGGCTCGTAGCGTAAACCAGCAGCGTGCCTTAGAGACACGCATCCCAACGGGTCCGGCTGCCCCTGCTGCTCCGGCACCAGGCCAGCCTGCTCAGCCGCGCACGGATACACCTCCGGCACCCGCTACTACCACGCCTACTACGCCACCGGCACAGTAG
- the groL gene encoding chaperonin GroEL (60 kDa chaperone family; promotes refolding of misfolded polypeptides especially under stressful conditions; forms two stacked rings of heptamers to form a barrel-shaped 14mer; ends can be capped by GroES; misfolded proteins enter the barrel where they are refolded when GroES binds) — protein MAKNIQFDTDGRDKLKRGVDKLANAVKVTLGPKGRNVVIDKKFGAPTITKDGVTVAKEIELSDPVENMGAQLVKEVASKTADQAGDGTTTATVLAQAIYTAGSKNVAAGANPMDLKRGIDKAVLAVVANLKAQSKKIENSSEIAQVGTISANNDAEIGKMIADAMDKVGKEGVITVEEARGTETEVKTVEGMQFDRGYLSPYFVTNPEKMEAEFENPFVLIYDKKVSTMKELLPVLEQVVQTGKPLVIISEDVDGEALATLVVNKLRGSLKIAAVKAPGFGDRRKAMLEDIAVLTGGTVISEERGYKLDSATLEYLGQAEKIIIDKDNTTIVNGRGDKEGITARVNEIKAQIGTTTSDYDKEKLQERLAKLSGGVAILYIGASTEVEMKEKKDRVDDALHATRAAVEEGVVPGGGVALVRALDSLEAVDTINSDERTGVNIIRTALEAPLRTIVANAGGEGSVVVQKVREGKGDYGYNAREDRYENLVAAGILDPTKVTRLALENAASIAGLLLTTEAVISDEPEDEKAPAGGGMPGGMGGMGGMM, from the coding sequence ATGGCTAAAAACATCCAATTCGACACCGACGGCCGCGACAAGCTGAAGCGCGGCGTAGACAAACTGGCGAATGCCGTGAAAGTAACCCTAGGTCCAAAAGGCCGCAACGTGGTTATTGACAAGAAATTTGGTGCTCCCACGATTACGAAAGACGGTGTAACCGTTGCGAAAGAAATCGAACTATCTGACCCCGTTGAAAACATGGGTGCTCAGCTAGTGAAGGAAGTTGCTTCCAAAACGGCTGACCAAGCTGGTGACGGTACTACTACCGCTACCGTACTAGCTCAGGCTATCTACACCGCTGGCTCGAAGAACGTAGCCGCTGGTGCTAACCCCATGGACCTGAAGCGTGGCATCGATAAGGCAGTACTAGCTGTCGTTGCTAACCTGAAGGCTCAGTCAAAGAAGATCGAAAACTCTTCGGAAATCGCCCAAGTAGGTACCATTTCGGCTAACAACGACGCTGAAATTGGTAAGATGATTGCCGATGCCATGGATAAAGTTGGCAAAGAAGGCGTTATCACCGTTGAAGAAGCACGCGGCACTGAAACCGAAGTAAAAACGGTGGAAGGCATGCAGTTCGACCGTGGCTACCTCTCTCCCTACTTCGTAACGAATCCGGAGAAGATGGAAGCGGAGTTCGAAAACCCCTTCGTTCTGATCTACGACAAAAAAGTAAGCACCATGAAAGAGCTGCTGCCCGTATTGGAGCAAGTAGTTCAGACTGGCAAGCCGCTGGTTATCATCTCGGAAGATGTTGATGGCGAGGCTCTTGCTACACTCGTAGTAAACAAACTACGTGGTTCGCTGAAGATTGCCGCTGTAAAAGCTCCTGGCTTCGGCGACCGTCGTAAGGCGATGCTGGAAGATATTGCTGTGTTGACGGGCGGTACCGTGATTTCGGAAGAGCGCGGCTACAAGCTTGACAGCGCTACCCTTGAGTACCTAGGCCAAGCCGAAAAAATCATCATCGACAAAGACAATACGACGATTGTCAATGGCCGCGGTGATAAAGAAGGCATTACGGCTCGCGTAAACGAGATCAAAGCCCAAATCGGCACGACTACTTCTGACTACGACAAGGAGAAGCTGCAAGAGCGCCTGGCCAAGTTGTCGGGTGGTGTAGCTATCCTCTACATCGGTGCTAGCACGGAAGTAGAAATGAAAGAGAAGAAAGACCGCGTTGACGACGCCCTACACGCTACTCGCGCCGCCGTTGAGGAAGGTGTAGTACCTGGTGGTGGTGTTGCGCTGGTGCGCGCCCTCGACTCGCTGGAAGCCGTTGACACGATCAACAGCGACGAGCGCACGGGTGTAAACATCATCCGCACGGCGCTGGAAGCTCCCCTGCGTACCATCGTAGCTAACGCTGGTGGCGAAGGCTCGGTAGTCGTACAGAAAGTTCGCGAAGGCAAAGGTGATTACGGTTACAACGCCCGCGAGGACCGTTACGAAAACCTAGTAGCTGCTGGTATCCTCGACCCAACCAAAGTAACGCGCTTGGCGCTGGAGAATGCTGCTAGCATCGCTGGCCTGCTCCTAACCACGGAAGCTGTTATTTCGGACGAGCCGGAAGATGAGAAAGCTCCTGCTGGTGGCGGTATGCCTGGCGGCATGGGCGGCATGGGCGGCATGATGTAA